A part of Aegilops tauschii subsp. strangulata cultivar AL8/78 chromosome 2, Aet v6.0, whole genome shotgun sequence genomic DNA contains:
- the LOC109781251 gene encoding germin-like protein 1-2, with the protein MASARSMILQALLIAAALVAAAPRVLSDPPPLQDFCVADLKAATAVDGFPCKAPSTVADDDFFSDAMVAAPRTDTNPFGVNSTRATVSAFPGLNTLGLSITRTDLAPGGLNPPHSHPRGSELVLVLEGEVMVGFTSAANRLYSKVVKKNELYVVPRGLQHFQLNVGKGDAVFMAMFDAQSPGLVTPTLGLFAAKPAMSMEVLTKTFLMGEDEVSAMKSKFAGF; encoded by the coding sequence ATGGCATCGGCGCGCTCCATGATCCTCCAGGCGCTGTTGATCGCGGCGGCCCTCGTCGCGGCGGCGCCGCGCGTGCTCTCggacccgccgccgctgcaggACTTCTGCGTGGCCGACCTGAAGGCCGCCACGGCGGTCGACGGGTTCCCCTGCAAGGCGCCGTCGACGGTGGCGGACGACGACTTCTTCTCCGACGCCATGGTCGCCGCGCCCCGCACCGACACCAACCCCTTCGGCGTCAACTCCACGCGCGCCACCGTGTCGGCCTTCCCGGGCCTCAACACGCTGGGGCTGTCCATCACGCGCACCGACCTCGCCCCGGGCGGGCTCAACCCGCCGCACTCGCACCCGCGCGGCTCCGAGCTCGTGCTGGTGCTCGAGGGCGAGGTCATGGTCGGGTTCACGTCCGCGGCCAACCGGCTCTACTCCAAGGTGGTGAAGAAGAACGAGCTCTACGTGGTGCCACGCGGCCTGCAGCATTTCCAGCTCAACGTCGGCAAGGGGGACGCCGTGTTCATGGCCATGTTCGACGCCCAGTCGCCCGGCCTGGTCACGCCCACCCTCGGGCTCTTCGCCGCCAAGCCGGCCATGTCCATGGAGGTGCTCACCAAGACCTTCCTCATGGGCGAAGACGAAGTCAGCGCCATGAAATCGAAATTCGCCGGCTTCTGA